In Scyliorhinus canicula chromosome 8, sScyCan1.1, whole genome shotgun sequence, one DNA window encodes the following:
- the ankrd34bb gene encoding ankyrin repeat domain 34Bb, with translation MEVRTDGNSLLKAVYLSRLRLTRLLLEGGAYINESNEQGETPLMIACNTKHVDQQSISKVKMVKYLLENHADPNIQDKSGKTALMHACRERAGAEVIALLLKSGADPSLEDHSGGSALVYSVNADDKETLKVLLDACKARGKEVIIITMDKSPSGRQTTKQYLNVPPSPDIEDRHSPLPCTSPSDIELKTSPPPLANNAVKDKHVFSFRDPAQIFNDKGSSEPASPTRKSSQPHPGTNFAQLQRLHSEPWLTISRSLSAQHKTSSFHEDVQNLTTEEDLSLKINGLTLPKRLFTRHQSIDVKDTVALLRTLGQVSALATPRKFSCDDIHSQSLQSGLCRSNTIPVDQDPDSIQSISVSSLQNIVHKRNLGIDHYNSDSQLTISSKQAATDESKVLLERKKMISSPISALTSSKESLDNLPTGSLSAAGKKHAGILERRGSGTLLLDHISQTRPGYLPPLNINPHRPIPDIGVNNKGSASLPSAAKPLVPAAPSSQKRTDVKSKKMLFRRHSVQVEQMKQLANFEEIFGQ, from the coding sequence ATGGAAGTGCGCACAGATGGTAACTCTCTGCTAAAAGCTGTCTATCTGAGCAGACTGCGCCTCACTAGATTACTGCTTGAAGGTGGGGCTTACATCAATGAAAGCAATGAGCAAGGTGAAACCCCTCTAATGATTGCTTGCAATACAAAACATGTCGACCAACAAAGCATCAGCAAAGTGAAAATGGTGAAATATCTTCTGGAAAATCATGCGGACCCTAATATTCAGGACAAATCTGGAAAGACTGCTTTAATGCATGCGTGCAGAGAGCGAGCTGGCGCCGAGGTTATAGCATTGCTGCTGAAAAGTGGAGCTGACCCAAGTCTGGAAGATCATTCTGGTGGTTCTGCTTTGGTTTATTCTGTAAACGCTGATGACAAGGAAACCCTTAAAGTTCTGCTGGATGCCTGCAAAGCAAGAGGAAAAGAAGTAATCATCATCACAATGGACAAATCACCCTCTGGTAGGCAGACAACGAAACAGTATCTAAATGTCCCTCCTTCTCCAGATATTGAAGATCGGCATTCACCACTCCCTTGCACCTCACCCTCAGATATTGAGCTTAAAACATCACCCCCTCCCTTAGCAAACAATGCAGTGAAAGACAAGCACGTGTTTAGCTTCAGAGATCCAGCACAGATCTTCAATGACAAAGGTTCCTCTGAACCGGCTTCTCCAACGCGGAAATCCAGCCAGCCACATCCTGGGACCAATTTTGCCCAGCTGCAAAGGTTGCACTCTGAACCTTGGTTGACCATTTCCCGTTCACTCTCCGCTCAGCACAAAACATCTTCATTTCATGAAGATGTGCAGAACTTGACCACAGAAGAAGACCTATCCCTGAAAATCAATGGCCTAACTCTACCCAAGCGACTCTTCACCAGGCATCAAAGTATTGATGTAAAAGATACCGTAGCATTATTAAGAACCTTAGGTCAAGTTTCAGCTTTAGCTACTCCAAGGAAATTTTCCTGTGATGATATACACTCCCAATCTCTTCAGTCTGGCCTCTGTCGTAGTAACACAATACCTGTGGACCAGGATCCAGATTCAATACAATCGATTTCTGTTTCAAGTTTACAGAACATTGTCCACAAGAGAAACTTGGGCATTGATCACTATAATTCTGATTCACAGCTCACAATCAGTTCTAAGCAAGCGGCAACGGATGAAAGCAAGGTATTACTGGAGCGTAAAAAAATGATCTCTTCCCCGATATCTGCATTGACCAGTTCTAAAGAATCTCTGGACAATTTGCCGACTGGGTCTTTGAGCGCTGCAGGCAAGAAACATGCTGGGATCCTGGAGAGGCGAGGTTCAGGGACACTGCTCTTAGACCACATTTCGCAAACAAGGCCAGGCTACCTCCCACCTTTAAATATAAATCCCCATCGTCCAATTCCTGATATCGGAGTCAACAACAAAGGATCTGCGTCACTTCCCAGTGCTGCAAAACCTCTAGTACCAGCAGCTCCAAGCAGTCAAAAGCGGACAGATGTAAAAAGCAAAAAAATGTTGTTCAGGAGACATTCAGTCCAGGTGGAGCAAATGAAACAGCTGGCAAATTTTGAGGAAATATTTGGACAGTAA